A window of the Microbacterium sp. AZCO genome harbors these coding sequences:
- the paaK gene encoding phenylacetate--CoA ligase PaaK, translated as MSTMTANRTAPAAHESLDPEERMTRAEIETLQLERLQWTVRHAYENVPLYTRKLDEAGVAPGDIRSLDDVRRLPFTTKEDLRSTYPFGMFAVPMDRVARIHASSGTTGRPTVVGYTVGDLDRWGALVARSLRASGVRPGMKVHNAYGYGLFTGGLGAHAGIEKLGATVIPVSGGQTARQVQLIRDFEPEVIMCTPSYLLTIADAMEAAGIDPRSTSLRIAILGAEPWTNEMRGELERRLDVDAVDIYGLSEVMGPGVGNECVETKDGPHLWEDHFLPEIIGADGEPLPDGERGELVFTSLTKEAFPVLRYRTRDLTRLLPGTARPGMRRMEKITGRNDDMIILRGVNLFPTQIEELVLGIETLTPHFILELTREGRMDALTVRIERHPALDRDVCEAAAVVLAQRIKTHVGSTVAVKLEEPGALPRSEGKYKRVYDLR; from the coding sequence ATGTCGACGATGACAGCGAACCGCACCGCCCCCGCCGCCCACGAGAGCCTCGATCCCGAGGAGCGGATGACACGCGCCGAGATCGAGACGCTGCAGCTCGAGCGCCTGCAGTGGACGGTGCGTCACGCGTACGAGAACGTGCCGCTCTACACCCGCAAGCTTGACGAGGCGGGCGTCGCGCCGGGCGACATCCGCTCGCTCGACGACGTGCGGCGGCTGCCGTTCACAACGAAGGAGGACCTGCGCTCGACGTATCCGTTCGGGATGTTCGCCGTGCCGATGGACCGCGTGGCGCGCATCCACGCGTCGTCGGGGACGACCGGCCGGCCCACGGTCGTGGGCTACACCGTGGGCGATCTCGACAGGTGGGGTGCGCTCGTCGCGCGCTCGCTTCGGGCGAGCGGTGTGCGGCCCGGCATGAAGGTGCACAACGCCTACGGCTACGGCCTGTTCACGGGCGGGCTCGGCGCGCACGCCGGCATCGAGAAGCTCGGTGCGACGGTCATCCCTGTGTCCGGCGGGCAGACGGCGCGGCAGGTGCAGCTCATCCGCGACTTCGAGCCCGAGGTCATCATGTGCACGCCGAGCTACCTGCTCACGATCGCCGACGCCATGGAGGCGGCGGGCATCGATCCGCGGTCGACGTCGCTGCGGATCGCGATCCTCGGTGCCGAGCCGTGGACCAACGAGATGCGCGGTGAGCTCGAGCGGCGACTCGACGTGGATGCCGTGGACATCTATGGCCTCAGCGAGGTCATGGGCCCCGGCGTGGGCAACGAGTGCGTCGAGACGAAGGACGGCCCGCACCTCTGGGAGGACCACTTCCTCCCCGAGATCATCGGGGCCGACGGCGAGCCGCTGCCCGACGGCGAGCGCGGCGAGCTCGTCTTCACGTCGCTCACGAAAGAGGCGTTCCCGGTGCTCCGGTACCGCACGCGCGACCTGACGCGACTCCTCCCCGGTACGGCTCGGCCCGGCATGCGGCGCATGGAGAAGATCACCGGCCGCAACGACGACATGATCATCCTCCGCGGGGTCAACCTCTTCCCGACGCAGATCGAGGAGCTCGTCCTCGGCATCGAGACTCTCACGCCGCACTTCATCCTCGAGCTCACGAGGGAGGGGCGGATGGATGCCTTGACCGTCCGCATCGAGCGGCATCCGGCTCTCGATCGCGACGTCTGCGAGGCCGCCGCCGTCGTGCTCGCGCAGCGCATCAAGACGCACGTCGGCTCGACGGTGGCCGTGAAGCTCGAGGAGCCCGGTGCCCTGCCGCGGAGCGAGGGCAAGTACAAGCGGGTCTACGACCTGCGCTGA
- the paaI gene encoding hydroxyphenylacetyl-CoA thioesterase PaaI — MTEELRPMLQRDRASAALGMRVLADEPGHAVVSMTVRDDMTNGFAITHGGFVFAVADTAFAMACNEDESVTVAAGADIAFLKATAAGAVLTADARRRTRSGRTGIYDVTVTDETGEVVAEFRGRSLTTSRPPLT; from the coding sequence ATGACCGAGGAGCTGCGACCCATGCTGCAGCGCGACCGGGCCTCCGCGGCGCTCGGCATGCGGGTCCTCGCCGACGAACCCGGCCACGCCGTCGTGTCGATGACCGTGCGCGACGACATGACGAACGGCTTCGCCATCACGCACGGCGGCTTCGTCTTCGCCGTCGCCGACACGGCGTTCGCGATGGCCTGCAACGAGGACGAGTCGGTGACGGTGGCCGCCGGAGCCGACATCGCGTTCCTCAAGGCCACCGCCGCGGGAGCCGTGCTCACCGCGGACGCGCGGCGACGCACGCGGTCGGGCCGCACGGGCATCTACGACGTCACCGTGACCGACGAGACGGGAGAGGTCGTCGCGGAGTTCCGCGGGAGATCCCTCACGACCAGCCGGCCGCCCCTCACCTGA
- the paaZ gene encoding phenylacetic acid degradation bifunctional protein PaaZ: MTGMLPSYLQGEWWVPAGEPSDASGTEVRDPSTGEPIVRVSAEGADLAGALEYARTVGQASLGALTFHQRALLLKEFALALTDRKQELYDLSARAGATQRDSLSDIDGGIGVLFTYSSKGRRELPNGQVYLDGPVEPLAKDGSFLGRHVYTRLPGVAVQINAFNFPVWGALEKFAPAFLAGVPSLVKPATPTAYLAEAWVRILVETGRVPAGSLQLVSGSVPGLFDHLGLGDTVSFTGSASTAALLRDQAAPGVRFTSETDSINASVLGPDAVPGTPEFDAYVRQLMVELTTKAGQKCTAIRRAIVPEASVDALVEAVRAAIAQRVVLGDPRAEGVTMGPLVSTEQRDEVLAAVGALEAAGGRLLLGTTDAPEIVRADGSTGRAPEGAFVEPLLVGFTDAAAEAVHEIEAFGPVASVLAYRTLDEAAALVDLGGGSLVTSVATNDPGVATELMSRIAAFNGRVLFLSRDNARTSTGHGSPVPHLVHGGPGRAGGGEELGGIRAVLHYMQRTAVQGSPEMLTALTGLWHQGAAVQQGRHPFRKSLAELELGDQVVSASREVTLDDIETFAHFTGDTFYAHMDEAAAEANPFFPGRVAHGYLLVSWAAGLFVDPDPGPVLANYGLENLRFLTPVSPGDTIRVILTAKQITPRETDEYGEVRWDAVILNQHDELVATYDVLTLVAKQLPVAEPSVAGPVGAASA, encoded by the coding sequence ATGACCGGGATGCTGCCGAGCTACCTCCAGGGCGAGTGGTGGGTGCCTGCGGGCGAGCCGTCCGACGCCTCGGGGACGGAGGTGCGCGACCCCTCGACGGGTGAGCCGATCGTGCGGGTGAGTGCGGAAGGCGCCGACCTCGCCGGCGCCCTCGAGTACGCGCGCACCGTGGGGCAGGCATCCCTCGGCGCACTGACCTTCCACCAGCGTGCCCTGCTGCTCAAGGAGTTCGCGCTCGCGCTCACCGACCGCAAGCAGGAGCTGTACGACCTCTCCGCGCGGGCGGGTGCGACGCAGCGCGACTCGCTGAGCGACATCGACGGCGGCATCGGAGTCCTGTTCACGTACTCCTCGAAGGGGCGACGCGAGCTGCCGAACGGGCAGGTGTACCTCGACGGACCCGTCGAGCCGCTCGCGAAGGACGGATCCTTCCTCGGCCGTCACGTCTACACGCGGCTGCCCGGTGTCGCGGTGCAGATCAACGCATTCAACTTCCCGGTGTGGGGCGCGCTCGAGAAGTTCGCGCCGGCATTCCTCGCCGGTGTCCCGAGCCTCGTCAAGCCCGCGACGCCGACCGCCTACCTCGCCGAGGCCTGGGTGCGGATCCTCGTCGAGACGGGTCGTGTGCCTGCGGGGTCGCTGCAGCTCGTGAGCGGCAGCGTGCCGGGCCTCTTCGACCACCTCGGGCTCGGCGACACCGTGTCGTTCACGGGGAGCGCCTCCACGGCGGCCCTCCTGCGGGATCAGGCCGCGCCGGGCGTCCGCTTCACGAGCGAGACCGACTCGATCAACGCCTCCGTGCTCGGCCCCGATGCCGTGCCCGGCACGCCGGAGTTCGATGCGTACGTGCGGCAGCTCATGGTCGAGCTCACGACCAAGGCCGGCCAGAAGTGCACCGCCATCCGCCGTGCGATCGTGCCGGAGGCATCCGTCGACGCGCTCGTCGAGGCCGTGCGCGCCGCCATCGCGCAGCGCGTCGTCCTGGGCGACCCGCGGGCCGAGGGCGTGACGATGGGCCCGCTCGTCTCCACGGAGCAGCGCGACGAGGTGCTCGCCGCCGTCGGAGCGCTCGAGGCCGCCGGGGGACGGCTGCTCCTCGGCACGACCGACGCCCCTGAGATCGTGCGCGCCGACGGCTCGACGGGTCGTGCGCCGGAGGGCGCGTTCGTCGAGCCCCTCCTCGTCGGATTCACGGATGCCGCGGCCGAGGCGGTGCACGAGATCGAGGCGTTCGGACCTGTCGCGAGCGTCCTGGCGTATCGCACGTTAGACGAGGCCGCCGCGCTCGTCGACCTCGGCGGCGGGTCGCTCGTCACGAGCGTCGCGACCAACGACCCCGGTGTCGCGACGGAGCTCATGAGCCGCATCGCGGCGTTCAACGGCCGCGTGCTCTTCCTGAGCCGCGACAACGCCCGCACGTCGACGGGGCACGGCTCGCCCGTGCCGCACCTCGTGCACGGCGGCCCGGGGCGGGCGGGCGGCGGGGAGGAGCTCGGCGGCATCCGCGCCGTCCTGCACTACATGCAGCGCACGGCCGTGCAGGGCTCGCCCGAGATGCTCACGGCGCTGACCGGCTTGTGGCACCAGGGCGCCGCGGTGCAGCAGGGCAGGCATCCCTTCCGTAAGTCGCTCGCCGAGCTGGAGCTGGGCGACCAGGTGGTCTCGGCCTCCCGCGAGGTCACGCTCGACGACATCGAGACGTTCGCGCACTTCACCGGCGACACGTTCTACGCGCACATGGACGAGGCGGCCGCCGAGGCGAACCCCTTCTTCCCGGGTCGCGTCGCCCACGGGTACCTGCTGGTGTCGTGGGCCGCGGGACTCTTCGTCGACCCGGACCCGGGTCCCGTGCTCGCGAACTACGGGCTCGAGAACCTCCGCTTCCTCACGCCGGTGTCACCGGGCGACACGATCCGCGTGATCCTCACGGCGAAGCAGATCACGCCCCGCGAGACCGACGAGTACGGCGAGGTGCGATGGGATGCCGTCATCCTGAACCAGCACGACGAGCTCGTCGCGACCTACGACGTCCTCACCCTCGTCGCGAAGCAGCTCCCCGTCGCCGAGCCTTCCGTCGCCGGGCCCGTCGGGGCGGCGTCCGCATGA
- a CDS encoding 3-hydroxyacyl-CoA dehydrogenase family protein, producing MTDASTAVGGRLADAGGLPTRIGVLGGGRMGAGIAHAFVLAGAQVVVVEVDEAAADRAAERIAEALRHSVDRGATQRGLDELEATVSTTTEADAFAGCGLVVEAVPEDPALKLDAIARVEAAVDDDAVIASNTSALSIDALAGALRRPERFLGLHFFNPVPASRLVEIVAGGATAPAVLEAARGWVAAIGKTPISVRDAPGFASSRLGLALGLEAIRMVEEGVASAADIDAAMELGYRHPVGPLRTTDLVGLDVRLAIAEELHERLGERFAPPALLRRMVADGRLGRKTGRGFYEWSDE from the coding sequence ATGACGGATGCCTCGACCGCGGTCGGCGGCCGGCTCGCCGACGCCGGCGGCCTGCCGACGCGCATCGGCGTGCTCGGCGGTGGGCGAATGGGTGCGGGCATCGCGCACGCCTTCGTCCTCGCCGGCGCTCAGGTCGTCGTCGTGGAGGTGGACGAGGCCGCCGCCGACCGCGCGGCAGAGCGCATCGCGGAGGCGCTGCGGCACTCGGTCGATCGCGGTGCGACGCAGCGCGGGCTGGACGAGCTCGAGGCGACGGTGTCCACGACGACGGAGGCGGACGCGTTCGCCGGGTGCGGCCTCGTCGTCGAGGCCGTCCCCGAGGACCCGGCCCTCAAGCTCGACGCGATCGCGCGGGTCGAAGCCGCCGTCGACGACGACGCCGTCATCGCCTCCAACACCAGCGCCCTGTCGATCGATGCGCTCGCGGGCGCGCTGCGCCGCCCCGAGCGGTTCCTCGGGCTGCACTTCTTCAACCCCGTGCCGGCTTCGCGGCTCGTCGAGATCGTGGCGGGCGGCGCGACGGCGCCCGCCGTGCTCGAGGCGGCCCGCGGGTGGGTCGCGGCGATCGGCAAGACGCCGATCTCGGTGCGCGATGCGCCCGGCTTCGCATCGAGCCGGCTGGGCCTCGCGCTCGGGCTCGAGGCGATCCGGATGGTCGAGGAGGGCGTCGCGAGCGCCGCCGACATCGACGCGGCGATGGAGCTCGGGTACCGGCATCCCGTCGGCCCCCTGCGCACGACCGACCTCGTCGGCCTCGACGTGCGCCTCGCGATCGCCGAGGAGCTGCACGAGCGGCTGGGCGAGCGCTTCGCGCCGCCGGCACTGCTGCGCCGGATGGTGGCCGACGGGCGCCTCGGGCGCAAGACGGGACGCGGATTCTACGAATGGAGCGACGAATGA
- a CDS encoding enoyl-CoA hydratase/isomerase family protein — protein MTDGIRPSLRVERRDDRVVAMLDRPEARNAIDLAIVDALHALCVELEQDPRILILTGAEGVFASGADIAQLRDRRAADARQGINTHAFERIAALPMPVIAAVDGWALGGGAELAYAADLRIGTPRTRIGNPETGLGIIAAAGATWRLPRIVGDARAAELLLTGRILDADEALAWGILSSLHEPDDLMDAAHGLADRIAAHDPLATRHTKTALRAPAHAHPAIELELQAELFERPEKIERMTRFLERRRG, from the coding sequence ATGACGGACGGCATCCGGCCCTCCCTGCGGGTCGAACGACGCGACGATCGGGTCGTCGCGATGCTCGATCGCCCCGAGGCCCGCAACGCCATCGACCTCGCGATCGTCGACGCGCTGCACGCGCTGTGCGTCGAGCTCGAGCAGGACCCGCGCATCCTCATCCTCACGGGTGCGGAGGGGGTCTTCGCGTCCGGCGCCGACATCGCACAGCTGCGCGACCGACGCGCGGCCGATGCGCGGCAGGGCATCAACACGCACGCCTTCGAGCGCATCGCCGCGCTGCCCATGCCCGTCATCGCCGCCGTCGACGGCTGGGCGCTCGGCGGCGGAGCGGAGCTCGCGTACGCCGCCGACCTCCGCATCGGCACCCCGCGCACGCGCATCGGCAACCCCGAGACGGGGCTCGGGATCATCGCGGCCGCCGGTGCCACGTGGCGCCTGCCCCGCATCGTCGGCGACGCGCGCGCCGCCGAGCTGCTGCTCACGGGCCGCATCCTCGACGCCGACGAGGCGCTGGCGTGGGGCATCCTGTCGTCCCTTCACGAGCCCGATGACCTGATGGATGCCGCGCACGGCCTCGCCGACCGCATCGCGGCCCACGACCCGCTCGCGACCCGCCACACCAAGACCGCGCTTCGCGCGCCGGCGCACGCGCACCCCGCGATCGAGCTCGAGCTGCAGGCCGAGCTCTTCGAGCGTCCCGAGAAGATCGAGCGCATGACGCGCTTCCTGGAGAGGAGACGCGGATGA
- a CDS encoding TetR/AcrR family transcriptional regulator: MTVTPATDAASATPARRGRPGYDRSQILEVAVALFNEQGYDATSVADLAARLGLTKSALYHHFDSKEQLLAEALDDALGALEEVLDQPDGSPAERLEAVLRGAVRVLSDRLPSVTLLLRVRGNSDTERAALERRRAFDQRVTTLVQEAQDAGLVRADIDGAVTTRLIFGMVNSLVEWYRPGGPIDRDQLAHDVVTIALDGMRTR; encoded by the coding sequence ATGACCGTGACACCCGCGACCGACGCCGCGTCGGCGACGCCCGCGCGGCGCGGGCGTCCCGGTTACGACCGTTCCCAGATCCTCGAGGTCGCGGTCGCGCTCTTCAACGAGCAGGGGTATGACGCGACCTCCGTCGCGGATCTCGCCGCCCGGCTGGGCCTGACGAAGTCGGCGCTGTACCACCACTTCGACTCGAAGGAGCAGCTGCTCGCGGAGGCGCTCGACGACGCTCTTGGCGCCCTCGAAGAGGTGCTGGATCAGCCCGACGGCTCACCCGCCGAGCGCCTCGAGGCGGTGCTGCGCGGCGCCGTGCGCGTGCTCAGCGACCGGCTGCCGTCGGTGACGCTCCTCCTCCGCGTGCGCGGCAACAGCGACACCGAGCGCGCGGCCCTCGAGCGCCGCCGTGCGTTCGACCAGCGCGTCACCACCCTCGTCCAGGAGGCGCAGGATGCCGGGCTCGTGCGCGCCGACATCGACGGCGCCGTCACGACCCGCCTCATCTTCGGCATGGTCAACTCGCTCGTCGAGTGGTACCGGCCGGGCGGCCCGATCGATCGCGACCAGCTCGCACACGACGTCGTGACGATCGCACTCGACGGCATGCGCACGCGCTGA
- a CDS encoding metalloregulator ArsR/SmtB family transcription factor produces MATLLPLTDVSRSSADVCCSPLVREPLGAEEAELLAATMKALADPARLRLLSIVAASEGAEACVCDLIEPVGLAQPTVSHHLKVLTAAGFLTRSKRGTWAYYALVPDALDRIAQVLTP; encoded by the coding sequence ATGGCGACGCTCCTTCCTCTCACCGACGTCTCGCGTTCCTCGGCGGACGTGTGCTGCTCGCCCCTCGTCCGCGAGCCACTCGGTGCCGAGGAGGCGGAGCTGCTCGCCGCCACCATGAAGGCGCTCGCCGACCCGGCGCGCCTGCGCCTGCTGTCGATCGTCGCCGCATCCGAGGGAGCCGAGGCGTGCGTGTGCGACCTGATCGAGCCCGTGGGGCTCGCGCAGCCGACCGTCTCGCACCACCTCAAGGTGCTGACGGCGGCCGGCTTCCTCACTCGCAGCAAGCGCGGGACCTGGGCGTACTACGCGCTCGTCCCCGACGCGCTCGACCGCATCGCCCAGGTCCTCACGCCCTGA
- a CDS encoding FAD-dependent oxidoreductase, which yields MTLLDLTRPAPASPRMTTLPVAIIGAGPVGLSAAAHLVERDLPFVIFESGRDAAASVRAWGHTRLFSPWKHLVDPAAARLLAETGWRLPAPERAPTGAELVRDYLEPLAALPSIAPHIRTGTTVTGVAREGMDRTRTRGRSQTPFALRLRRADGDVEEMTARAVIDASGTYLAPNSLSSNGLELLGLEEIAAEVLPALPDVRGRERETLAGRRVTVVGAGHSAANTLLALVDLAREAPGTAVAWLIRNRGAVRVSSSADDELADRARLGSRVDAAVARGDVTLVDRFEIARARRAAAGIELIGRRDGEPAIHSTDVVVNATGFRPDLSMLRELRLELDDVVEAPRRLAPLIDPNVHSCGTVEPHGYRELMHPESGFFIVGMKSYGRAPTFLLATGYEQVRSVVAWLAGDAESAASIELVLPATGVCSTDAGGCCV from the coding sequence GTGACGCTCCTCGACCTGACCCGGCCCGCTCCCGCGAGCCCCCGCATGACGACGCTCCCCGTCGCGATCATCGGCGCCGGGCCTGTGGGCCTCTCGGCAGCCGCGCATCTCGTCGAGCGCGACCTGCCCTTCGTGATCTTCGAATCGGGACGGGATGCCGCGGCCAGCGTGCGGGCATGGGGCCACACCCGCCTCTTCTCGCCGTGGAAGCACCTGGTCGACCCCGCCGCTGCACGCCTTCTCGCCGAGACCGGGTGGCGCCTCCCCGCCCCCGAGCGGGCCCCCACCGGCGCCGAGCTGGTCCGCGACTACCTCGAACCGCTCGCCGCACTGCCGAGCATCGCGCCGCACATCCGCACGGGAACGACCGTCACCGGCGTCGCGCGCGAGGGGATGGACCGCACGCGCACACGCGGCCGCTCTCAGACCCCCTTCGCCCTTCGCCTCCGCCGCGCGGACGGCGACGTCGAAGAGATGACCGCCCGCGCGGTCATCGACGCCTCGGGCACCTATCTCGCCCCCAACTCCCTCTCCTCGAACGGCCTCGAGCTGCTCGGCCTCGAGGAGATCGCAGCCGAGGTCCTGCCCGCTCTTCCCGATGTGCGCGGGCGGGAACGGGAGACCCTGGCGGGTCGGCGTGTCACGGTCGTCGGCGCGGGGCATTCCGCCGCCAACACTCTTCTCGCGCTCGTGGATCTCGCCCGGGAGGCGCCCGGCACAGCTGTGGCGTGGCTCATCCGCAACCGGGGCGCCGTGCGCGTGTCCTCGTCGGCGGACGATGAGCTCGCCGATCGCGCGCGCCTCGGCTCACGGGTCGACGCGGCGGTCGCACGCGGCGACGTGACGCTCGTCGACCGCTTCGAGATCGCGCGCGCCCGGCGCGCCGCGGCGGGGATCGAGCTCATCGGCCGGCGTGACGGCGAACCGGCGATCCACTCGACCGATGTCGTCGTGAACGCCACCGGCTTCCGTCCCGATCTGTCGATGCTGCGCGAGCTCCGCCTCGAACTGGACGACGTCGTCGAGGCCCCGCGGCGCCTCGCGCCGCTCATCGACCCGAATGTGCACTCGTGCGGGACTGTCGAGCCGCACGGCTACCGCGAGCTGATGCATCCGGAGTCCGGGTTCTTCATCGTCGGGATGAAGTCCTACGGCCGCGCGCCCACCTTCCTCCTCGCCACGGGGTACGAACAGGTGCGCTCCGTCGTGGCCTGGCTCGCCGGCGATGCCGAGTCCGCGGCATCCATCGAGCTCGTCCTGCCCGCGACGGGCGTGTGCTCGACGGATGCGGGAGGATGCTGCGTGTGA
- a CDS encoding N-acetyltransferase family protein: MLRVIPVRELTAADWPAVAEIYRQGIEDGEATFETSPPTWDEFDAGKVAAPRLVAVDADAGVLGWAAASLVSRREVYRGVIEHSIYVDRAAQGRGVGRLLLTSFVEAADAAGYWTIQSAIFPENAASIRLHESLGFRIVGRRERIARSANGPHAGQWNDTVLLERRSAANGID, from the coding sequence ATGCTGCGTGTGATCCCGGTGCGCGAGCTGACGGCGGCGGATTGGCCGGCCGTCGCGGAGATCTACCGGCAGGGCATCGAGGACGGTGAAGCCACCTTCGAGACCTCGCCTCCCACGTGGGACGAGTTCGACGCCGGCAAGGTTGCGGCGCCGCGCCTCGTCGCGGTCGATGCCGACGCCGGCGTGCTCGGCTGGGCGGCGGCATCCCTCGTCTCTCGTCGAGAGGTCTACCGCGGCGTCATCGAGCACTCGATCTACGTCGATCGCGCCGCGCAGGGGCGTGGCGTCGGCCGCCTGCTGCTCACGTCCTTCGTCGAGGCGGCGGACGCCGCGGGGTACTGGACCATCCAGTCCGCGATCTTCCCCGAGAACGCGGCCAGCATCCGCCTGCACGAGAGCCTGGGCTTCCGCATCGTCGGTCGGCGCGAGCGCATCGCGCGATCGGCGAACGGCCCCCACGCGGGGCAGTGGAACGACACCGTGCTGCTGGAACGGCGGAGCGCCGCGAACGGAATCGACTGA
- a CDS encoding arsenate reductase ArsC translates to MTDKPTVLFVCVHNAGRSQMAAGFLRALAGHRVTVLSAGSEPKDAINPIAVAAMAEIGIDITGNTPQILTTEDVRASDVVITMGCGDACPIFPGKRYEDWELDDPAGQPLEDVRPIRDEIRARVRTLVDELFPVGVSHEATADVPPPRMTM, encoded by the coding sequence ATGACCGACAAGCCGACAGTCCTGTTCGTCTGCGTGCACAACGCGGGCCGCTCGCAGATGGCCGCGGGCTTCCTGCGCGCCCTCGCCGGTCATCGGGTGACGGTGCTGTCAGCGGGGTCCGAGCCGAAGGACGCCATCAATCCCATCGCGGTCGCCGCGATGGCGGAGATCGGCATCGACATCACCGGGAACACCCCGCAGATCCTGACCACCGAGGACGTGCGCGCGTCGGATGTCGTCATCACGATGGGCTGCGGCGACGCGTGTCCGATCTTCCCTGGCAAGCGCTACGAAGACTGGGAGCTGGACGACCCTGCCGGACAGCCGCTCGAGGACGTGCGCCCGATCCGCGACGAGATCCGCGCGCGGGTCCGGACACTCGTCGACGAGCTCTTTCCCGTCGGGGTCAGCCACGAGGCGACGGCCGACGTTCCCCCGCCCCGCATGACCATGTGA
- a CDS encoding DoxX family protein, translating to MTTHAVHSAAPAPATALRTSPATALPRQETIVTSVTGRRSLALLRLATGFIFLWAFLDKTFGLGFSTPLERAWINGGAPAQGFLLSEGVTGPLQPFFQGIAGPLVDWLFMAGMLGIGVAVMLGVGLRIAAVSGSAMMLLMYLAEWPFAAGAGSTNPLVDYHVVYALALIVVAALAAGDTWGLGAAWRATPLVQRSHWLA from the coding sequence ATGACCACTCATGCGGTGCACAGCGCCGCTCCCGCTCCGGCGACCGCGCTTCGCACGTCACCCGCCACAGCACTCCCCCGCCAGGAGACCATCGTCACCTCGGTCACCGGACGGCGCTCCCTCGCGCTGCTCCGCCTCGCGACCGGCTTCATCTTCCTCTGGGCCTTCCTCGACAAGACCTTCGGCCTGGGCTTCTCCACGCCGCTCGAGCGCGCCTGGATCAACGGCGGAGCCCCCGCCCAGGGCTTCCTCCTGAGCGAAGGCGTCACCGGCCCGCTCCAGCCCTTCTTCCAGGGCATCGCCGGCCCGCTCGTCGACTGGCTCTTCATGGCCGGGATGCTGGGCATCGGCGTCGCCGTCATGCTCGGCGTGGGCCTGCGCATCGCCGCCGTCTCGGGCAGCGCGATGATGCTCCTCATGTACCTCGCGGAGTGGCCGTTCGCGGCCGGCGCAGGATCCACCAACCCCCTCGTCGACTACCACGTCGTCTACGCCCTCGCCCTCATCGTCGTCGCCGCGCTCGCAGCGGGCGACACGTGGGGACTCGGCGCAGCGTGGCGGGCGACGCCGCTCGTGCAGCGCAGCCACTGGCTCGCCTGA